GTTCGACGTGCTCAGACGGCCGGACGACCGGGTCAGCCTGATCGTCGGGGACGCCATGGGGCACGGCCCGGAGTCGGCCGTGGCGATGATCCAACTGCGCACGGCCGTACGCACGCTGGCCGGTCTCGACATCCCCGCCGTCGATCTCATACGACGGCTCGACGCGCTCGCCAGCGACACCCCGGGCGCGTCCTTCGCCACCTGCATCTACGCCGAGTGGGACGCCCGGCGCGGCACCTGCACCCTCGTCGGTGCCGGTCACCCTCCGCCGTTGCTGCGCGGGCCGGACCGCCGGACCGCTCCGGTCACGCTGGTCGGCGCGGGCCTGCCGCTCGGTCTCGGTGCGCAAGCCTACGAGCCGACCGTGCTGAGCATCGACGAGCCCGCGCTGCTCGTGCTCTACAGCGACGGTCTGGTCGAGTCGCGGGACGCCGACATAGACCACCAGATCGCCCGCCTAGCCCGGGCGCTCGACACGGCCGCCGTCGACCACGACCCGCTCCCCTCCCTGTGCCGACGCCTGCTGAACGCCCCCTCCGATCCGGCCGGCGCGGACGACCGCACCCTGCTCCTCGCCGAACTCACGCCCACCAAGGGCTAGTTCAGGCCGACAGGTTCGCCCATACCGCGTTGCCGCCGGTGAGTCTCGAGCGGTCCACTCCCCAGGTGTCCGCGAGCTGCTCCACCAGGAACAGTCCGCGCCCGCCCTCGTCGTCGAGCCCCGCCCGGCACCGGCGCAACGTGGGGCCCGAGTGGTCGTGGTCGTGGACCTCCAGCCGGAGGATCCCGTCGGTGACCAGCCCGATGCCGCACAGGATGCGCGGGCTGAGGGTGTGGCACACGGCGTTGGTGGCCAGTTCGGACAGGAGCAGCACCGCGTCCGAGCACAGCTCGCCCGGCACGCTCCAGGCCTTGAGCCGGGTGCCGACGGAGCGCCGGGCGACACCGACGCTGGAGCGGTGGGCGGGAAGTTCGATCCAGTGGGTCCGTTCCTGGTCCACGGCGTCTAACAGCTGCGGGTACGAGGTCGTGTGGGGGGACACGGTGTTGGCCTTCCGTGGGGGCGGCGGCGCGGCCGGGCGAGCAGCATCGAGGGCGGCGGATGCCAACACGCCGGAGGGTGGGGACGGTTGACAGCACCATGCTCGCGTTCGGCGGCACGGTTCACACAAGTCACTATGCTCGCACCCAAGTTCAACCTGCAACCAGCTCCCTGATAATTTCAGATAGCCGATATCCGTCTGGTGGCGTCATCAAGTCGCTGTCAGACTCGATCCGGTGACAGTCCCTCAGGAGGTCAGGGCGTGAGCGAAGGCCGTACGGGCACCGGTGGCACCAGTGCTCCCACCGTGCTGCGCATGATCCTCGGCCGCCGTCTGCAGGAGCGGCGCCAGGACGCGGGGGCCTCGCTGGAGGACGCGGCCAGGGCCCTGAGGGTGACGTCCCTGACCATCCGCCGCCTGGAGAAGGCCGAGGTCGCCCTCAAGCCGCTCTACGTGGAGAAGCTGCTGGAGACCTACGGGGCGGACCGCCAGGAGATCGACGAGTTCGTCGTCCTGGCCGAGCGGGCCAACGCGCCCGGCTGGTGGCACACCTACCGGGACGTCCTGCCGAACTGGTTCAGCGCCTACGTCAGCCTGGAGGCCGGGGCCCGGACCCTGCGCACCTACGAACCCCACTACGTCACCGGGCTGCTGCAGACCCACGCGTACGCGCGCGGGGTGCTGCGCGGCGGCTTCCCGGGTGAGGCCGACGAGGATCTGGGGCGGCGTGTGGATCTGCGGCTGCGCCGCCAGAGCCTGCTCGAGAGACCCGACGCGCCCACGCTGTGGGTGGTGATGGAAGAGGCCGTACTGCACCGGGTGGTCGGCGGCTCCGAGGTCATGCGGGAGCAGATCGACCGGCTCCTGGAGGTCTCGGAGCTGGAGCACGTCAGCGTCGACGTGGTGCCGTTCACCGCCGGCGCCCATGTGGGTGCGTGCGCCCCGTTCAGCTACTTCCGCTTCGAGGAGCCGGAGCTGCCGGACATCGTGTACACCGAGGTCCTTTCCGGCGCGATGTACCTGGATCAGCGCTCGGACGTGTCGGCGCATCTGGAGGCGCACAACCGCATGTCCCTGCTGACCTCGGACACGGACAGCAAGGCGCTGCTGAACCGCATGCGCAAGGAGTACTCATGACGAGCACCGACTGCCAGGTCTACAACGGGATGCCGGCCACCGACCTGGGCGAGCAGGGCTGGGAGTCGCCGTGGAGCGGTCCCAACGGCGGCCAGTGCGTACAGACGAAGCTGCTGGCCGACGGCCGGGTGGCGCTGCGGCAGTCGACCGATCCGGCCGGACCCGCGCTGATCTACACCCCGCAGGAGATCGCCGCGTTCGTCGCGGGCGTCAAGCGGGGCCTCGCCGACCATCTCGCGGCCGGCTGAACCCCGACCCGAGCCGGACCTGCCCCGGCAGCGACCTGCCCGACACCCCCACGCACACCACCTGAAAGGGACAGGATGACCAACTCCCACGCCGCGCGGGAGATCGACACCAGCCGGCCCCACTCCGCCCGGATGTACGACTACTACCTCGGCGGCAAGGACCACTTCGACGTCGACACGAAGGCGGCCGAGACCGTCGCGGCCACCTACCCCGGCATCTTCACGTGCGCCCGCGAGATCCGCTCCTTCATGCACCGCGCCACCCGCGTCCTCGCGCGGGAGTACGGCGTGCGCCAGTGGCTGGACATCGGCACCGGCATCCCCACCGAACCGAACCTGCACCAGGTCGCGCAGTCCGTGGCTCCCGAGGCTCGCGTGGTCTACGCCGACAACGACCCCCTGGTCCTCAAGTACGCCGAGCGCCTGATGCGCAACACCCCCGAGGGCCGGACGGCTTACGTCCAGGGCGACTTCACCGACCCCGAGG
This portion of the Streptomyces canus genome encodes:
- a CDS encoding ATP-binding protein, with translation MSPHTTSYPQLLDAVDQERTHWIELPAHRSSVGVARRSVGTRLKAWSVPGELCSDAVLLLSELATNAVCHTLSPRILCGIGLVTDGILRLEVHDHDHSGPTLRRCRAGLDDEGGRGLFLVEQLADTWGVDRSRLTGGNAVWANLSA
- a CDS encoding helix-turn-helix domain-containing protein: MSEGRTGTGGTSAPTVLRMILGRRLQERRQDAGASLEDAARALRVTSLTIRRLEKAEVALKPLYVEKLLETYGADRQEIDEFVVLAERANAPGWWHTYRDVLPNWFSAYVSLEAGARTLRTYEPHYVTGLLQTHAYARGVLRGGFPGEADEDLGRRVDLRLRRQSLLERPDAPTLWVVMEEAVLHRVVGGSEVMREQIDRLLEVSELEHVSVDVVPFTAGAHVGACAPFSYFRFEEPELPDIVYTEVLSGAMYLDQRSDVSAHLEAHNRMSLLTSDTDSKALLNRMRKEYS
- a CDS encoding DUF397 domain-containing protein, whose product is MTSTDCQVYNGMPATDLGEQGWESPWSGPNGGQCVQTKLLADGRVALRQSTDPAGPALIYTPQEIAAFVAGVKRGLADHLAAG
- a CDS encoding SAM-dependent methyltransferase, whose translation is MTNSHAAREIDTSRPHSARMYDYYLGGKDHFDVDTKAAETVAATYPGIFTCAREIRSFMHRATRVLAREYGVRQWLDIGTGIPTEPNLHQVAQSVAPEARVVYADNDPLVLKYAERLMRNTPEGRTAYVQGDFTDPEAILNSPELARTLDLNRPVALSLNAILHFVPDDWDPYGIVSRLLDALPSGSALAVSHCTGDFAPELWEKLVGIYAAAGTRAQVRSQQEVARFFKGLDLLDPGVSLTHRWRPDDPQGTGPELTDAEVSAWAGVGIKP